The following are from one region of the Bacillus spongiae genome:
- a CDS encoding DUF1002 domain-containing protein produces MAKRISFVIIALLVLFTSSFGQVLAKNNVKSINEKFGLPIVVYGGSLTDDQKQEVKNHLDVSEEEQVEEVTVTGADLVKYIQGEDRNAIMYSSAKITRQEESKGLIVKLVTPENITEVTESMYSNALITAGVEGATVEVASPLPVTGHSALTGIYKAYDVSGEELDKERMEVANEELTIASEIAENADIDPEKVSELLTEIKKEISEQNPVTREEVQQIVEDKLKQLKIELSEEDRQLLIDLFEKIRSLNINFDNVRQQLEDLQDTISTKIDEIIENEGFWQKVKNFFQSIIDFFKGLFK; encoded by the coding sequence ATGGCTAAGCGTATATCTTTCGTCATAATCGCTCTATTGGTGTTGTTTACTTCATCCTTCGGGCAAGTACTGGCAAAAAATAATGTGAAAAGCATTAATGAAAAGTTTGGATTGCCAATCGTTGTTTACGGAGGTTCTTTAACAGATGATCAAAAGCAAGAAGTTAAAAATCATTTAGACGTATCAGAAGAAGAGCAAGTTGAAGAGGTGACTGTAACAGGAGCAGATCTAGTAAAGTACATTCAAGGTGAAGATCGAAATGCCATAATGTATTCCTCCGCTAAAATCACCCGTCAAGAAGAGAGTAAAGGTTTGATAGTAAAGCTAGTGACCCCCGAAAATATTACGGAAGTAACGGAATCCATGTATTCAAATGCATTGATTACCGCTGGAGTAGAAGGGGCAACTGTTGAAGTTGCATCACCACTACCTGTTACCGGGCATTCTGCACTCACGGGAATTTACAAAGCCTATGATGTTAGTGGTGAAGAACTTGATAAAGAAAGAATGGAAGTCGCCAATGAAGAGTTAACAATCGCTTCAGAAATTGCGGAAAATGCTGATATTGATCCTGAAAAGGTGAGCGAACTACTAACTGAAATAAAAAAAGAGATTTCAGAACAAAACCCTGTAACGAGAGAAGAAGTTCAACAAATTGTCGAAGACAAACTGAAACAATTAAAGATTGAATTAAGTGAAGAAGATCGCCAACTTTTAATCGATTTATTTGAGAAAATCCGCTCATTAAACATTAATTTTGATAATGTGAGACAACAACTTGAAGATTTACAAGATACGATAAGTACAAAAATAGATGAAATAATCGAAAATGAAGGGTTTTGGCAAAAGGTGAAAAACTTCTTCCAAAGCATCATTGACTTTTTCAAAGGTTTATTTAAGTAA
- a CDS encoding metal-sensing transcriptional repressor yields the protein MKQVINRLARIEGHIRSIKEMA from the coding sequence ATAAAACAAGTAATTAATCGACTAGCACGGATTGAGGGTCATATACGATCTATAAAAGAAATGGCATAA
- a CDS encoding LysR family transcriptional regulator, giving the protein MDLDYYRTFIEVVKWKNYTKAAEQLGYAQSSVTTQMKKIETSFGVKIFERVGRGMNLTHAGEQLYQYALKIIYLEDEARERLTSTKELKGTLSIGTVESLATFELVHYFQTFREKHPQIKFLIQSHLCSELYQGVLNGTYDLAIVMDRHYHHEDLKKYDLRKVEMVLIGAKDHPLSFLDHVTVKDLKDETMIFTEKGCSYRLMLEEAFKREGVICDSSLEFNGIEAIKRCVASRLGLSLLPEITVKEELEKGTLSLIPLDEPNIEVYAQLVVHKKKWMSPAMNEFIDLLNVDFLAKPN; this is encoded by the coding sequence GTGGATTTAGATTATTATCGAACGTTTATTGAAGTGGTTAAATGGAAAAATTACACGAAAGCAGCAGAGCAGTTAGGGTATGCTCAATCAAGTGTGACAACGCAAATGAAAAAAATCGAAACTTCTTTCGGAGTGAAAATCTTTGAAAGGGTAGGAAGAGGGATGAACCTGACCCATGCTGGAGAGCAGCTTTATCAATATGCACTGAAGATTATTTATTTAGAGGATGAAGCGCGGGAAAGATTAACCTCTACTAAAGAACTAAAAGGTACTTTATCAATTGGTACAGTTGAATCATTAGCTACGTTTGAACTTGTTCACTACTTTCAAACATTCCGTGAAAAACACCCGCAAATAAAATTTCTAATCCAATCCCATTTATGTAGTGAATTGTATCAAGGAGTATTAAATGGTACATATGATCTGGCCATCGTAATGGATCGTCACTACCACCACGAAGATTTAAAAAAATACGATTTGCGAAAGGTAGAGATGGTCTTAATTGGAGCGAAGGATCACCCTCTTTCCTTTTTAGATCATGTTACCGTAAAAGATTTAAAGGATGAAACAATGATTTTTACTGAGAAAGGGTGTTCGTACCGTTTGATGCTTGAGGAGGCATTTAAGCGTGAAGGAGTCATTTGTGATTCATCATTGGAATTTAATGGAATTGAAGCAATTAAAAGATGTGTTGCATCGAGGCTTGGCCTCTCATTATTGCCGGAAATAACTGTGAAAGAAGAGCTAGAAAAAGGAACCTTATCACTAATCCCTTTAGATGAACCAAATATTGAGGTGTATGCACAGCTTGTTGTTCACAAGAAAAAGTGGATGTCCCCAGCTATGAACGAATTTATCGATTTATTAAATGTGGATTTTTTGGCGAAGCCGAATTAA
- a CDS encoding cytochrome P450: MKYKVNGPTGSMISGNWKEYSEDPLGFLDHIRLNYKDVARVRFFQYPFYILMDPTLIYEALVKKNNSFQNGKNFMELEPFADEGLLSNEQYPYSEIEDWTNSSLIEHYVNQLDPKMKRIIDVHLTNWEQTSERVLTEDMMNLTLDIISNKMFSLSTYEIQKTKGNEMDTTLGLATKRIRTLFGLPHSRKLSEYHHIEATVSKFEKVVYTIITYRRQNPDIVYHDILAKLMNGYKDEEDHYVVNKQLREEVITQFFRGHVMMANAIVWTLYNICKYPAVKQEVLDEIDKFSENGRLSIKTVENLTYLKAVFQESIRLNPPLYLFNRKAINDVEIGPIQIQKGEGILLSSYITHKLDAYYKSPLSFYPQRFLNHSTDSLPKFSFFPFGLTKNMYSNNQLFMLESMLIIGNIVSRFDLQWVRDVGQEPHISLRPNRNMEMKIIKR, encoded by the coding sequence TTGAAGTATAAAGTGAATGGCCCGACAGGAAGCATGATATCTGGGAATTGGAAGGAATATAGTGAAGACCCTTTAGGTTTCTTAGACCATATCCGATTAAATTATAAGGATGTGGCGAGAGTAAGGTTTTTTCAATATCCATTTTATATTTTAATGGATCCTACCTTAATATATGAAGCTCTTGTAAAGAAGAACAATTCTTTTCAAAATGGGAAAAATTTCATGGAACTAGAACCATTTGCTGATGAAGGGTTATTGTCAAATGAACAATACCCTTATAGTGAAATAGAGGACTGGACGAATTCATCGCTTATTGAACATTACGTAAATCAACTTGATCCTAAAATGAAGAGGATTATTGATGTTCATCTCACCAATTGGGAACAGACATCCGAGAGAGTGTTGACAGAGGACATGATGAATCTTACTTTAGATATCATTTCTAATAAGATGTTTAGTCTATCAACCTATGAGATTCAGAAAACGAAAGGAAATGAAATGGATACAACTTTAGGGCTTGCAACGAAGCGAATCCGGACGCTATTCGGGCTTCCTCATTCTCGAAAGTTGAGTGAATACCACCATATTGAGGCGACTGTATCAAAATTTGAGAAGGTCGTCTATACAATTATAACGTATCGACGGCAAAATCCAGATATTGTTTACCACGATATTCTTGCGAAATTGATGAATGGATATAAGGATGAAGAGGATCATTATGTTGTAAATAAACAATTAAGAGAGGAAGTCATTACTCAATTCTTTAGGGGTCATGTAATGATGGCTAATGCTATTGTATGGACCTTGTATAACATCTGTAAGTATCCAGCTGTGAAGCAAGAAGTGTTGGACGAGATTGATAAGTTTAGTGAAAATGGTCGACTTTCCATAAAGACCGTGGAAAATCTCACGTATTTAAAGGCAGTATTTCAAGAGTCTATTAGACTTAATCCACCCCTTTATTTATTTAATAGAAAAGCGATAAATGATGTTGAAATTGGTCCAATTCAGATTCAAAAAGGAGAAGGAATTCTTCTCTCTTCCTATATTACACATAAGTTAGATGCTTATTACAAGAGCCCTCTTTCCTTTTATCCTCAGCGGTTTTTAAATCACTCTACCGACAGTTTGCCTAAGTTTTCCTTTTTCCCATTTGGTTTAACAAAAAATATGTATAGTAACAATCAACTTTTCATGCTTGAATCGATGCTTATCATCGGAAATATAGTATCAAGGTTTGATCTTCAATGGGTCAGAGATGTAGGTCAAGAACCACATATTTCGCTAAGACCAAACCGAAATATGGAGATGAAAATAATCAAAAGATAA
- a CDS encoding GNAT family N-acetyltransferase, producing MSISFEVVSEDSLYIAKEMVTSNHEHWENTSGELAEPLSNIGNGKSLFLKLDETYIGLVKYVKDNESVMVKLLLIHPDYQGYGFGTQAFFALEQRWKSEGVQSLRVQEQKNQSRVNKFWEHVGFRIDDMMKDERVYVKKDL from the coding sequence TTGAGTATATCGTTTGAAGTAGTATCAGAAGACTCCCTTTATATAGCAAAAGAAATGGTCACATCGAATCATGAACATTGGGAGAATACCAGCGGGGAGCTAGCTGAGCCGTTATCTAATATAGGAAATGGAAAATCACTGTTCCTTAAATTAGATGAGACGTATATTGGCTTGGTCAAATATGTAAAAGATAATGAGAGCGTAATGGTCAAATTATTACTGATTCATCCAGACTACCAAGGGTATGGTTTTGGAACGCAAGCCTTTTTTGCATTGGAACAACGCTGGAAGAGTGAAGGAGTACAGAGCTTACGTGTTCAGGAACAAAAAAATCAGTCTCGGGTAAATAAGTTTTGGGAGCATGTTGGCTTTCGAATAGATGACATGATGAAAGATGAGCGTGTTTATGTAAAAAAGGATTTGTAG
- a CDS encoding stage II sporulation protein M, with translation MKRTYIQEWEKFRSFYQWHFIIGFSLLFISSFGSFFLIGQFPFDVNAFFEQLQNKFADIASHDSNMMIMWEIFINNIRASLIIMLIGLIPLVFLPHFMIVTNGLVIGIVMNFIQESGNSIVPMIFLGLLPHGITELIAVVLAASLGSFLSLNIWKIWLDNEKAVSFKESIVMSVKTFVIVIFPLILISAFIESFITSFLLETFAS, from the coding sequence GTGAAACGGACTTATATACAAGAATGGGAGAAATTCCGTTCATTTTATCAATGGCATTTTATTATTGGGTTTTCTTTATTATTCATTTCATCATTTGGATCCTTTTTTTTAATTGGTCAGTTTCCATTTGATGTAAACGCTTTTTTTGAGCAATTACAAAATAAATTTGCAGACATTGCTTCTCATGATTCAAATATGATGATTATGTGGGAAATATTTATTAATAATATACGAGCTAGTCTTATTATCATGTTAATCGGGTTAATCCCGCTTGTATTTTTACCACATTTTATGATTGTCACAAACGGTTTGGTGATCGGAATTGTGATGAATTTTATTCAGGAGAGTGGTAATTCAATTGTTCCTATGATTTTTTTAGGACTATTGCCTCATGGGATTACAGAATTAATAGCGGTCGTGTTAGCTGCTTCTTTAGGATCATTCCTAAGCTTAAACATCTGGAAAATATGGTTAGATAATGAAAAAGCTGTTTCGTTTAAGGAATCAATCGTCATGAGTGTGAAGACATTTGTGATCGTCATCTTTCCTTTAATCCTTATTTCTGCGTTTATCGAATCTTTTATTACATCGTTCCTGCTTGAAACATTCGCTTCATAA
- a CDS encoding spore germination protein, with translation MPSFIGQVVIGNISGGNLQNGDIIFNTPISVTKTSNGSGSVNTGPFVITINTLDNNAQV, from the coding sequence TTGCCATCATTTATCGGACAGGTTGTAATTGGTAACATATCTGGAGGGAATTTGCAAAATGGTGATATCATCTTTAATACACCTATATCAGTCACGAAAACGTCGAACGGATCTGGGTCAGTAAATACGGGACCATTTGTTATAACCATTAATACGTTGGATAATAATGCGCAGGTTTAA
- a CDS encoding MFS transporter, whose translation MSKVVMKEGSLAHENRIVLLWSLTVWLVVMNTTMFNVALPSVLQDLSLASSTASWVVSGYSIVFAIATLTYSRLSDFMPISRLLFIGLVLLGIASIIGWIANSFIELLLARLLQAAGAGAVPGLAMVLAGRYIPASRRGKAMSFISSAASLGFGLGPVIGGAITQAFGWNYLFIVTSFVVLLLPVFYKLLPKESSQKVKFDYIGAILTALFVTCFLLFLSTLAIYYLVVSVVSLVILWKHIHKLSIPFIQPSILKKRPYVKLLLIGFIAFVTHFSTLFIMPLMLANVFNKEAAVIGLMIFPGAMLSAVAAQFIGRLIDHFGNKPIIIVGQSLLILSTSLFALFSSLSPYWIMFAYLFMSTGFSALTSSIANEATRILPSDEIGTGMGMYQLVQFFGGALGVALSGMLIVWQSSLSNELIYRNIFIGIIGILLVSVVLFISYQKNSRVALEQQQAS comes from the coding sequence ATGAGTAAAGTTGTTATGAAGGAAGGGTCTTTAGCGCATGAGAATCGAATCGTTTTATTGTGGAGCTTAACGGTCTGGCTCGTTGTTATGAACACGACCATGTTTAACGTAGCATTGCCATCTGTCCTCCAAGATTTATCACTCGCATCATCCACGGCTTCTTGGGTTGTGTCTGGTTACTCAATTGTTTTTGCCATCGCTACTTTAACGTATAGTCGATTATCTGATTTTATGCCAATATCTCGACTGCTGTTCATCGGTCTAGTGTTACTCGGGATTGCATCCATTATAGGTTGGATTGCTAATTCTTTTATAGAATTGTTATTGGCAAGGTTGCTACAAGCTGCAGGTGCGGGAGCAGTACCAGGGTTAGCGATGGTATTAGCTGGAAGATATATCCCTGCATCTAGACGTGGAAAAGCAATGTCATTTATATCTTCTGCAGCGTCACTCGGTTTTGGGCTTGGCCCTGTTATTGGTGGAGCAATTACACAAGCATTCGGCTGGAATTATTTATTTATTGTCACAAGCTTTGTTGTGTTATTACTCCCTGTTTTCTATAAGCTATTGCCGAAAGAATCCTCACAAAAGGTGAAATTTGATTACATCGGTGCTATTCTTACAGCGCTGTTTGTAACTTGTTTTTTATTGTTTTTATCGACACTAGCCATTTATTATCTTGTAGTAAGTGTAGTAAGTTTAGTGATTTTGTGGAAGCATATTCATAAATTATCAATCCCGTTTATACAACCTAGTATTTTAAAGAAACGTCCTTACGTTAAATTACTATTAATCGGGTTTATCGCATTTGTTACCCATTTTTCTACCTTGTTTATCATGCCATTAATGCTTGCTAATGTTTTTAACAAAGAGGCAGCAGTAATCGGGCTTATGATATTTCCAGGTGCGATGCTTTCTGCTGTTGCAGCTCAATTCATTGGGAGATTGATCGACCACTTTGGGAATAAACCAATTATTATAGTTGGACAATCTTTATTAATTTTATCCACTAGTTTATTTGCTCTATTCTCTAGTCTTTCACCCTATTGGATTATGTTTGCCTACCTATTTATGAGCACAGGTTTTTCTGCCTTAACATCTAGTATTGCAAATGAGGCAACACGAATTTTACCAAGTGATGAAATAGGAACGGGAATGGGAATGTACCAACTAGTCCAATTCTTTGGTGGTGCTTTAGGAGTAGCATTATCTGGCATGTTAATTGTTTGGCAATCAAGTCTTTCAAACGAGTTGATTTACCGCAATATTTTCATAGGAATCATTGGTATATTGCTAGTCTCTGTAGTTCTATTTATCAGTTACCAGAAAAATTCGAGAGTAGCTTTGGAGCAGCAGCAAGCGTCTTGA
- a CDS encoding MATE family efflux transporter: protein MLSENLVEKRTTKEKVLAILLLAIPAMIENILQTIVGFVDTLFVARLGLLEVTAVGIANAVIAVYMALFMAIGVGASSLIAQSVGAENIEKAKAVAKQSTVIAIIVGIFFGLITLFFSESLLTLMGAEPSVIEQSAVYLRIVGIPSVFIALMIIFGSILRAAGNTRTPMNVALWMNILHIILDYVLIFGLGSWMGWGIAGAAWATVIARVIGTLALYYYIKKSKVSFSLFTSSDTPSFFSIIIKLSTPAAIERLIMRLGQVLYFGLIVVVGTETFAAHTIAGNIETFSYMPGYGLAVAATTLVGQYIGAERTKEAYQYGVLTTGIAIVFMTFIGVFMFFFAPWLAMIFTKDVSAIQMVTVALRIDAFAQPALAIGLVITGALQAAGDTKSPMYSTAIGMWLIRIVGIYSLGIYFKMGIAGIWIAIALDIVIRAIFLSWRYHYLFRRLIHEENVSMNEETKYIASK, encoded by the coding sequence ATGTTATCAGAAAACCTAGTTGAAAAGCGAACAACTAAGGAAAAAGTGTTGGCCATTTTGCTCTTAGCCATTCCAGCCATGATTGAAAATATTTTGCAAACCATTGTTGGATTTGTTGATACCCTTTTTGTTGCGAGGCTTGGGTTGCTAGAGGTAACGGCAGTGGGGATTGCAAATGCTGTTATTGCTGTTTATATGGCTCTCTTTATGGCTATTGGGGTCGGTGCTTCCTCCTTAATTGCTCAAAGTGTCGGAGCTGAAAATATAGAAAAGGCAAAAGCAGTTGCAAAGCAATCCACAGTGATTGCCATAATCGTTGGAATTTTCTTTGGATTAATTACTTTATTTTTTTCGGAATCATTACTTACTCTTATGGGAGCTGAACCTTCAGTAATAGAGCAAAGTGCCGTATACCTTCGAATCGTTGGAATTCCCTCTGTCTTCATTGCTCTGATGATTATTTTTGGAAGTATTTTACGTGCAGCTGGTAATACTAGAACACCAATGAACGTGGCTCTATGGATGAATATTCTTCACATTATCCTCGATTATGTGCTAATTTTCGGATTGGGAAGTTGGATGGGGTGGGGAATTGCAGGTGCCGCATGGGCGACAGTTATCGCAAGAGTTATAGGAACGCTTGCACTATATTATTACATTAAGAAATCCAAAGTATCATTTTCCCTTTTTACTTCATCGGATACACCATCCTTTTTTTCAATTATTATTAAACTATCTACACCTGCTGCCATTGAACGATTGATTATGCGTTTAGGCCAAGTTCTTTATTTTGGGCTAATTGTCGTTGTTGGAACAGAGACTTTTGCAGCCCATACAATTGCCGGTAATATTGAAACGTTTTCTTATATGCCAGGTTATGGCTTGGCAGTCGCTGCCACAACCTTAGTGGGGCAGTATATTGGTGCAGAACGAACGAAAGAGGCTTATCAATATGGGGTTTTGACTACAGGAATTGCAATAGTATTCATGACCTTCATTGGGGTTTTCATGTTTTTCTTTGCACCCTGGTTAGCTATGATTTTTACAAAAGATGTATCAGCTATCCAAATGGTCACCGTAGCCTTACGAATTGATGCTTTTGCTCAACCTGCTTTGGCAATTGGGCTTGTTATAACAGGTGCATTGCAGGCAGCAGGGGATACGAAGAGCCCTATGTATAGTACAGCCATTGGGATGTGGTTAATCAGAATCGTTGGAATCTATAGTTTAGGAATTTATTTTAAAATGGGGATTGCAGGAATATGGATTGCCATTGCTTTGGATATTGTGATTCGTGCCATCTTTTTATCTTGGAGGTATCACTATTTATTCCGTCGTTTAATTCATGAGGAGAATGTTAGCATGAATGAAGAAACAAAGTACATCGCTTCTAAATAA
- a CDS encoding transposase: MTKRSRRTFTQEFKEQIVQLYNNGKPRKEIIREYDLTPSSLDKWINQYKNSGTFKEKENLTP; encoded by the coding sequence ATGACAAAAAGGTCACGCCGTACGTTTACCCAAGAATTCAAGGAACAAATTGTGCAACTCTACAATAATGGAAAGCCAAGGAAAGAAATTATTCGAGAATACGACTTAACTCCTTCTTCTCTTGATAAATGGATTAATCAATATAAAAATTCAGGAACATTCAAAGAGAAGGAGAACCTAACTCCT
- a CDS encoding APC family permease, which translates to MNEKKLTTLQLIGLIVGPILGSGIILLPPIIYDVTGDYAIISWMTIMGINLYFAFLFGQLSIRFPGSSGVTKAVEIAFGKHLKILASLFLIGAVCFGPIAVLITAAQFFPLEHPFATHLMTFIFMVLTYLILLLRVSFIGKIAFLLSSISAILLFAGGATSLVLYPKEKLFSTSFELSSFGFSLLLLFWTIVGWEVIGNYSSEVKNAKKTIPKAIGFSALIITLVCLTVAAAIQWSNIPNLSEASSSTVASILTPMFGSTTGLIIGIIAPGLCLTSVILFIGAAARLIQSLANDNVLPKKLRYVTKHNVPLGGILVLSACHLFIFSFVVMDWINVTQIVAIADVFFISNVLVSMLASIKLFQQKTVNILTGLMVVVLMTFLFFSPPILIAFIALLSLIFIYKQVRLNLVHSNSQGANVKHLFK; encoded by the coding sequence ATGAATGAAAAAAAATTAACTACTCTTCAGCTAATTGGACTCATTGTTGGTCCAATATTAGGTTCAGGAATCATTTTACTTCCGCCAATTATTTATGATGTAACAGGGGACTATGCCATTATTTCTTGGATGACAATTATGGGCATCAATTTGTATTTCGCCTTCTTATTTGGTCAATTAAGTATTCGGTTTCCGGGGAGTTCCGGCGTAACAAAAGCCGTTGAAATAGCATTTGGAAAACACCTAAAAATATTGGCTTCTCTTTTTTTAATTGGAGCTGTCTGTTTTGGGCCAATCGCTGTCTTAATTACTGCAGCTCAGTTTTTCCCATTGGAGCATCCTTTCGCAACCCATCTTATGACATTCATATTCATGGTACTTACCTACTTAATTCTATTGCTTAGAGTCTCATTCATTGGGAAAATCGCGTTTCTACTTTCTTCAATCTCAGCAATCCTTTTATTTGCAGGTGGAGCGACATCTTTAGTTCTTTATCCTAAGGAAAAACTCTTCTCAACTAGCTTTGAACTTTCTTCCTTTGGATTTAGCTTGTTATTGCTTTTTTGGACGATTGTAGGATGGGAAGTAATTGGTAATTATAGTAGTGAAGTAAAAAATGCTAAAAAAACGATTCCAAAAGCGATTGGATTCAGTGCACTCATTATTACGCTTGTTTGTTTAACAGTGGCCGCCGCAATCCAATGGTCAAACATACCGAACTTATCCGAAGCATCATCTTCTACGGTAGCAAGTATTTTGACACCGATGTTTGGGAGTACAACTGGATTAATTATTGGGATTATTGCTCCTGGATTATGTTTAACTTCCGTCATATTATTTATCGGCGCAGCTGCTCGGTTAATCCAATCTTTAGCTAACGATAATGTTCTCCCGAAAAAATTAAGATATGTAACGAAACACAATGTTCCATTAGGAGGAATTCTTGTACTTAGTGCCTGTCATCTATTCATCTTTTCCTTTGTGGTAATGGACTGGATAAATGTCACACAAATTGTTGCCATTGCCGATGTATTTTTTATCAGCAATGTATTGGTGAGCATGCTAGCATCCATCAAATTATTTCAACAAAAAACTGTAAACATATTGACAGGGTTAATGGTCGTCGTTTTAATGACGTTTCTATTCTTTTCTCCTCCCATACTAATAGCATTTATTGCCTTATTGAGTTTGATCTTTATTTACAAACAAGTCCGACTAAATCTTGTTCATTCAAATTCTCAGGGAGCTAATGTAAAACACTTGTTTAAGTAA
- a CDS encoding SDR family NAD(P)-dependent oxidoreductase: MNVLITGGNRGLGLELVREFNKNGHTVFPVVRSKESLVFLTEEFTVRCHPILADLSKDESIEEINFQISAYVNCIDLVINNAGIPGKTYEIEKIDTKELMDLYNIHCLGVVRTVQATITYLRKATNPHIINLSSRLGSLSKVSSGQFEKGKFSYSYRIAKAAQNMLTLCLDQELRDIPISVTAIHPGKLQTSSGAYDADMSPEDAAIRIYNWLLKSKQDISGKFIEPLVAEMSW, encoded by the coding sequence ATGAATGTGTTGATTACAGGTGGAAATAGAGGTTTAGGGTTAGAGTTAGTTAGGGAGTTCAATAAAAATGGTCATACAGTTTTTCCAGTTGTCAGAAGCAAAGAATCACTAGTGTTCCTTACTGAAGAATTTACTGTTAGATGTCATCCCATATTAGCAGATTTAAGTAAAGACGAAAGCATTGAAGAAATTAATTTTCAAATTAGCGCTTATGTTAATTGTATTGACCTCGTTATTAATAATGCCGGTATCCCAGGAAAAACATATGAAATAGAGAAAATAGATACAAAGGAGTTGATGGATCTCTATAATATTCATTGTTTAGGGGTGGTTAGGACTGTACAAGCAACAATAACGTACTTACGTAAAGCGACAAACCCACATATTATTAATTTATCTTCACGATTAGGATCCTTATCAAAGGTGTCGAGTGGTCAATTTGAAAAAGGTAAATTCTCATACTCTTATCGGATTGCAAAAGCAGCACAAAATATGTTGACGCTTTGTTTAGATCAAGAGTTAAGGGATATTCCTATTTCAGTGACAGCTATTCATCCAGGAAAGCTACAAACATCTTCAGGAGCCTATGATGCAGATATGAGTCCAGAAGATGCGGCTATTAGAATTTATAATTGGCTTTTAAAATCTAAACAAGATATATCGGGCAAGTTCATTGAACCATTAGTTGCTGAAATGAGCTGGTGA